The sequence below is a genomic window from Paenibacillus silvisoli.
CATTCCGCCGAGAGTAGTCCAAGAGAGGTAATAGATACCGCAAATATGCGAACGCTGAAAACAGCCCAAGAGAGGTACCAGCTACCTCACACTAACCGCATTACAGCCTAAACGCAGCCAAGAGTGGCCCAAAGGCCACTCTCCTGCCACCTTCATTTCCTCCGCGCGCTCGCGCCCTCTAGCGCCCCGCCACCTCAAGCTCGTCGCCCGGCGCCATCACTTTGCCTTTCAGCCCGTTAGCTTCCAACAGCTGCACGAACTTCTCCGCATCCTGGCGGATCGGCGGGAAGGTGCTGTGATGAATTGGCACGGTCAGCTTCGCATTGTACCACTGAGCCGCCTGAAGCGCATCGTCTGGCCCCATCGTATAGTGGTCGCCGATCGGCACGAACGCGACGTCGATCGGATGGCGGTCGCCGATCAGCTTCATATCGCTAAACAGCAACGTATCGCCGGCATGCAGAATCGTAAGTCCTTCGGCGAAAACGAGGAAGCCCGCAGGCATGCCCGCGTACAGGATCTGCTTCGTTTCCTCCACGACGATGCCGGAGCTGTGGAACGCCTGCACCATTTTCGCCTTCGCGAAACCGAGATCTACCGTTCCGCCCATATTCATGCCGATCGTCTTGGCGCCTTGCCAGGACATGTATGTAGCGAGCTCTACAATGGAGACAATCGGGGCATCGTTGGCAATAGCGACCGGCGCGGCATCGAGAATATGATCCTGATGGGCGTGCGTCAGCAGCACGGCATCGGTTTTCAGGTCATCCGGCTTTTTGACGGCAACGGGATTGCCGCTAAGGAACGGATCAATGACGAGCGATTTGCCGCCTGTGCTGATTTGAATGCAAGCATGGCCATGAAAAGCGATTTTCATCGGTAAGGAGCTCCTTTATTAGAAAATGGTGGTAGAAACGCTATCTCCATAGTGACAGATTCCGGCGCCGGAAGCAATTTGTTGATCAACCTATCAAAGAAAGCGCGATCAGAGTCAAATCTGTCAGCGATTTACATATTCTTAACCGGACGTTAATACTTGCTAAATACAACCTTAATAAACTTGGGACAAGTCATTCATCTGTACCATACACCCAAGGAGGAATTAATTGTGTTCAAGGCTTCCAAAGCAACTAAGGCTCTACTCAGCACGACGATTCTCGTTTCGGCGCTCGCATCCGGTGCATCCGCATACGCGGCTGCCGCTCCGGCTCAAGCGAAGAAAGCGGGCGAATTTGTTTCTGCAAGCGTGGATCGCAGCAGCAAAGGCAACCTCATTATTCACTGGAAAGCAAACGCCGACCTCGGCGCGGCAAAAATATACTGGAGCACGTCCCCGGACAACATCGAGAAGAACGGCAAGCTGCTCGCTCAAACATACACGGGTCTGAACGGTTATATGGCGAAAGATCCGAAGCCGGGCTACCGCGTTTATTTCAAGGTGAAAGCCGGCAACGGCGCAACGGTAACGACAGCGGAGCGCAAAGTAAACCTGCAAGGCGCGTTCAACTTCCGCGATCTCGGCGGCTATAAAACAACGGACGGCAAAACCGTGAAATGGGGCAAGCTGTACCGTGCGGAAGAGCTGGGCCACCTGACGACTGCCGACCTGGAGTATGTGCAGCGCATGGGCATCAAAACCAATGTCGACTACCGTACGGACGCGGAAGTAAAAGCAATGCCGGATCCGGTTCTGGCGGGCATTACGAATATCCGTACCGACGAAGGGAACGCAGGAGCAACGGCGGATTTGATGTCGATGATCCAGTCGGGCATGATGAAGGACGAAGCGTCCGCGGTTCAAATGATGGCGGGCTTCAACAAGCAAATGGTCGATGCGCCGAAGTTCTACGTACAGCTGATGGAGCTGCTGAACGATCCGGCGAACATCGCGCTCGTGCAGCACTGCACGGCAGGCAAAGACCGTACGGGCCTTGGCTCGGCGATCATTTTGCTGGCGCTTGGCGTTGACGGGCAAACGGTCATGAACGACTACCTGCTCAGCAACGTATACCGCGAAGAAGCGAACAAGAAGACGATCGAAGGCGTGAAGCAGCAAATTAAAGACGAGAACGTCGTTGCGGCGATCACGGCGCTGATGGGCGTTCAGAAGGAATTTTTGCAAGCCGCTATCGACGAAATGAAAGCGGAATACGGCTCCATCGACGGCTTCCTGGAGAAAGGCCTTGGCATTACGAAGCAAGAACGCGCTAAATTGAAAGCTATGTATCTTGAATAGAGCTTAGTGCCGCCCGGCAGCGCATGCATGCGAGAAGCCTTGTCTCCGCGTCGGAGACTGGGCTTCTTCGTTTAATCCGCGATAGGCGCGTGTGCTATACTGGTCCTAATCGTTAGGCAGGGAGTGAAGAGCAGGATGGGATTGGAAATTGAACGCAAATTTTTGTTGACCGAGAATCCGGAGGAGCTGATTCGCAAAGGGGAGCTGACCGTACAGACCGAGCAACGGATCGAGCAAACCTATTTGGCGCTTGACGGCCTGCAGGAGCTGCGAGTGCGGCGAATCGTCGATTTGGCAACGGACGCCGTGCATTACACGCATACGTTCAAAAACGGTCACGGACTCGCCCGCGAAGAGGTGGAGTACGACATTTCGCAAGGGCTGTACGAGCAGGTGATCCAAGCTTTCGGCGCGATTCCGCTGACGAAAAATCGCATTACCGCACAGTGGGGCGGCCGTACCATAGAGATTGACGTGTATGATCAATTTCAGCTGACGGTGCTGGAGGTCGAGTTCCATTCCGAGGAAGCCGCGCTGTCGTTTGAGCCGCCGGCTTGGTTCGGAAAAGATATTAGCACGGAGAAGCAGTACAGCAACAAGAAGGTATGGCGGGAGCTCCAAAGCCGTAAATAGCAATAGCGAAAAAGGAGGCTGTGCGTCGTGCAGCAGCAAGCAAATGAGAAGCAGCAAGTGATCGAAGCGGCGGAGCGGTTTGCCCGCACCGAGCTGGAAAGTGATGCGACCGGCCACGATTGGTGGCATGTTCACCGCGTCGTGCGGATGGCGGAGCGGATTGCCCGGCAGGAAGGCGCGGACAGCGCGATATGCGTCATCGCCGCGCTGCTGCATGATGTGGCGGACGAGAAGCTGAACGAGTCCAAGGAAAGCGGGCTGCGCAAAGTGAGCGATTGGCTCGCGGGCCAGCCGTTATCGGAAGCGGAGCAGGCGCACATCATGGAGATTATTGCGACGATGTCGTTTAACGGCGGCGGCGGCTCGCCGATGCGTACGCTGGAAGGGCAAGTGGTGCAGGATGCCGACCGGCTCGATGCCATCGGCGCGATTGCGATCGCAAGAGCCTTCCTCTATGCCGGCTGGAAGGGCGATCCCATCTATGACCCGGAGCTGAAGCCGCGCGAGCAGATGAGCCCGGGCGAATACCGCAACGGGAAGAGCACGGCGATCAACCATTTTCACGAGAAGCTGCTGAAGCTCAAGGATCGGATCAACACGGCGTCGGCCAAACGGATTGCCGAGGAGCGGCACCGGTATATGGCCGAGTACGTGGAGCGGTTCATGGCGGAGTGGGATGGCGCGGACGACGCCCCGACCGTCCGTTAGCCATAGTAAAAGGGGCTGTCGCTTCACGTCATCGACGATGACGGCTGGGACAGCCCCTTTTTTCGCGTTTAAGCTTCTTCCGAAGCAGCCGCAGCCGCTGCGACCGCGTTCAAATCACTGGTCGTCAGCACGACCGGGCAATGGTCGCTGCCCATGATGTGGCAGTCGATTTCCGCGTCGATAAGCGCGGGCGCAAGCCGCGACGAAACGAGGAAATAGTCGATGCGCCACCCCACGTTCCGCTCTCTGACCTTCGGCATGTACGACCACCAGGAGTACACGTCTCCCCGGTCGGGATAGAAGTGACGGAACGAATCGGTAAAGCCGGCGCCCAGCAGCTCGGTCATTTTGCCCCGTTCCTCCAGCGTAAAGCCGGAGTTGCCCATGTTCGGCTTCGGATGCTTGAGGTCGATTTCCTCATGCGCGACGTTGAGGTCGCCGCAGACGATAACCGGCTTCTTCGCGTCGAGCTCGAGCAGGTAGCTGCGGAACCGATCCTCCCACTCCAAGCGGTAGTCCAAGCGAGCCAAGTCGCGTTTGGCGTTCGGCGTGTACACCGTCACGAGGTGGAACTCGTCAAACTCCAGCGTAATGATGCGGCCCTCCGGCTCGTAATCTTCCTCCATGCCGTAGCGTACGGACAA
It includes:
- a CDS encoding metal-dependent hydrolase translates to MKIAFHGHACIQISTGGKSLVIDPFLSGNPVAVKKPDDLKTDAVLLTHAHQDHILDAAPVAIANDAPIVSIVELATYMSWQGAKTIGMNMGGTVDLGFAKAKMVQAFHSSGIVVEETKQILYAGMPAGFLVFAEGLTILHAGDTLLFSDMKLIGDRHPIDVAFVPIGDHYTMGPDDALQAAQWYNAKLTVPIHHSTFPPIRQDAEKFVQLLEANGLKGKVMAPGDELEVAGR
- a CDS encoding tyrosine-protein phosphatase; translated protein: MFKASKATKALLSTTILVSALASGASAYAAAAPAQAKKAGEFVSASVDRSSKGNLIIHWKANADLGAAKIYWSTSPDNIEKNGKLLAQTYTGLNGYMAKDPKPGYRVYFKVKAGNGATVTTAERKVNLQGAFNFRDLGGYKTTDGKTVKWGKLYRAEELGHLTTADLEYVQRMGIKTNVDYRTDAEVKAMPDPVLAGITNIRTDEGNAGATADLMSMIQSGMMKDEASAVQMMAGFNKQMVDAPKFYVQLMELLNDPANIALVQHCTAGKDRTGLGSAIILLALGVDGQTVMNDYLLSNVYREEANKKTIEGVKQQIKDENVVAAITALMGVQKEFLQAAIDEMKAEYGSIDGFLEKGLGITKQERAKLKAMYLE
- a CDS encoding CYTH domain-containing protein, translated to MGLEIERKFLLTENPEELIRKGELTVQTEQRIEQTYLALDGLQELRVRRIVDLATDAVHYTHTFKNGHGLAREEVEYDISQGLYEQVIQAFGAIPLTKNRITAQWGGRTIEIDVYDQFQLTVLEVEFHSEEAALSFEPPAWFGKDISTEKQYSNKKVWRELQSRK
- a CDS encoding HD domain-containing protein, which produces MQQQANEKQQVIEAAERFARTELESDATGHDWWHVHRVVRMAERIARQEGADSAICVIAALLHDVADEKLNESKESGLRKVSDWLAGQPLSEAEQAHIMEIIATMSFNGGGGSPMRTLEGQVVQDADRLDAIGAIAIARAFLYAGWKGDPIYDPELKPREQMSPGEYRNGKSTAINHFHEKLLKLKDRINTASAKRIAEERHRYMAEYVERFMAEWDGADDAPTVR
- a CDS encoding exodeoxyribonuclease III, with the translated sequence MKLVSWNVNGLRACVNKGFMDYFKEVDADIFCLQETKLQEGQIELDLGDGYETYWNYAEKKGYSGTAVFTRIKPLSVRYGMEEDYEPEGRIITLEFDEFHLVTVYTPNAKRDLARLDYRLEWEDRFRSYLLELDAKKPVIVCGDLNVAHEEIDLKHPKPNMGNSGFTLEERGKMTELLGAGFTDSFRHFYPDRGDVYSWWSYMPKVRERNVGWRIDYFLVSSRLAPALIDAEIDCHIMGSDHCPVVLTTSDLNAVAAAAAASEEA